The following proteins come from a genomic window of Shewanella halifaxensis HAW-EB4:
- a CDS encoding phosphoethanolamine transferase: MLARLKNLNSIQFTVILSIYYVCVFNIPLFQIIKQGVDKQADVNMAFIASMPLFLFFALSFLFSLFSVKYLAKPFFIILTLMSSSVFFAAFQYGVVFDYGMIENTFQTNQSEATTYLNWASVVNFVVTGIIPSLFIYKANIQYKPITKELLHKALFMLSMLAGIVVIAMFYYQNYVAFGRNNDIMKRYIIPTYFIGSTVKYLKINYLQEPLAYKQIGLDAKNTTDKAKPNLVILVVGETARAANYAYYGYDRPTNAHTKEQGIVVFKDTHSCGTATAVSLPCMFSRMDRDNYNSRRERAQDSAIDVLNHAGIQLEWLDNDSGCKGVCQNIESITIDHNSDPKLCNGEYCYDQVLLNELGKRLKTIKDEDTLLVLHIIGSHGPTYYLRYPEKYRQFVPDCQRSDIQNCSHEELVNTYDNTILYTDFILSQVVNKLKATSAQFDTAMLYISDHGESLGEKGMYLHGTPYSFAPDEQTKVPFLGWFSSGFAEQNHLNLACLAKEANKGGFSHDNLFDSLLGLMNVRSEVYRPKSDIFASCRK; encoded by the coding sequence GTGTTAGCACGTCTTAAAAATTTAAATAGCATTCAATTTACCGTCATACTTTCGATTTACTATGTATGCGTGTTTAATATTCCTCTTTTTCAAATAATCAAACAGGGCGTAGATAAACAAGCCGATGTCAATATGGCATTTATTGCCAGTATGCCTTTGTTTCTGTTTTTCGCTCTGTCATTTTTATTTAGCCTTTTTAGTGTTAAGTATCTAGCAAAGCCATTTTTTATTATTTTGACGTTGATGTCGTCGAGTGTCTTTTTTGCGGCATTTCAATATGGTGTGGTATTTGACTACGGCATGATTGAAAACACCTTTCAGACCAATCAATCAGAAGCGACAACCTACCTTAATTGGGCGTCAGTTGTTAACTTCGTGGTGACAGGCATTATCCCCTCACTGTTTATCTATAAAGCTAACATTCAGTACAAGCCCATAACGAAAGAACTGCTGCACAAGGCTTTATTTATGCTGTCTATGCTTGCAGGTATCGTCGTGATTGCTATGTTCTATTATCAAAATTACGTCGCATTTGGTCGAAATAACGACATCATGAAGCGTTATATTATCCCAACATATTTTATTGGTTCAACTGTTAAGTATCTAAAAATTAACTACTTACAAGAGCCTTTAGCGTATAAACAGATTGGTTTGGACGCCAAAAACACCACAGACAAAGCCAAGCCTAATTTAGTCATTTTGGTGGTAGGAGAAACGGCTAGGGCGGCCAATTATGCATATTATGGTTACGACAGACCGACCAATGCGCATACTAAAGAGCAGGGGATAGTGGTGTTTAAAGACACCCATTCATGTGGTACTGCTACAGCCGTCTCTTTGCCTTGCATGTTTTCTAGAATGGATCGTGATAATTATAATTCGCGTCGAGAAAGAGCCCAAGACAGCGCTATCGATGTGTTAAACCATGCAGGGATCCAACTTGAATGGCTCGACAATGACAGTGGCTGTAAAGGTGTTTGCCAGAATATTGAGAGTATCACAATAGATCATAATAGCGATCCTAAGCTGTGTAACGGTGAGTATTGTTACGATCAAGTGTTGCTTAATGAGTTAGGTAAGCGGCTTAAAACCATTAAAGATGAAGACACATTATTAGTGCTACACATCATTGGTTCTCATGGGCCGACCTATTATCTACGTTATCCGGAGAAGTATCGTCAGTTTGTGCCTGACTGCCAACGTAGCGATATTCAAAACTGCAGCCATGAAGAGTTGGTTAACACTTACGATAATACTATTTTATATACCGACTTTATCCTCTCACAGGTCGTTAATAAGCTAAAAGCAACAAGCGCGCAATTCGATACTGCAATGCTCTATATATCAGATCATGGTGAGTCATTAGGCGAAAAAGGCATGTATCTTCATGGTACGCCTTATTCATTTGCGCCCGATGAGCAAACAAAAGTGCCTTTCTTGGGCTGGTTCTCAAGCGGTTTTGCGGAGCAAAATCACTTAAACCTTGCTTGCTTAGCAAAAGAAGCTAACAAGGGCGGTTTCTCTCACGACAATTTATTCGATAGCTTACTTGGTTTGATGAATGTCCGTAGTGAGGTTTATCGGCCAAAATCTGATATTTTCGCGAGTTGTCGAAAATAA
- a CDS encoding MurR/RpiR family transcriptional regulator, with product MNTLEKVQKSLTHFSKSERKVAEVILSSPQTAIHSSIATLAKMADVSEPTVNRFCRRLDTKGFPDFKLHLAQSLANGTPYVSRHVEEDDSPDSYTTKIFESSMASLDTARQSIDTAAINKAVDVLTQAKKISFFGLGASASVAHDAQNKFFRFNVPVISFDDVLMQRMSCINSNEGDVVVLISHTGRTKSLIDIAKLARENGAAVIGITARNSPLSTVCTLPVTMEVPEDTDMYLPMASRLAQLVIIDVLATGFTLRRGPRFRENLKRVKEVLKESRIDKDPVL from the coding sequence ATGAATACCCTCGAAAAGGTGCAAAAAAGCCTTACCCATTTTAGTAAATCTGAACGTAAAGTCGCAGAAGTTATTTTGTCTTCGCCACAAACGGCAATTCACTCAAGTATCGCCACTTTGGCTAAAATGGCCGATGTGAGTGAGCCTACGGTTAACCGCTTCTGTCGTCGCCTTGATACCAAAGGCTTTCCGGACTTTAAACTTCATTTAGCCCAAAGCCTTGCTAACGGTACCCCTTATGTTAGTCGCCATGTAGAAGAAGACGACAGTCCAGACTCTTATACTACTAAGATATTTGAATCTTCTATGGCCTCTTTAGATACCGCCCGCCAAAGTATCGACACCGCAGCAATCAATAAGGCTGTCGATGTGTTAACTCAGGCTAAGAAGATCTCTTTCTTTGGTCTTGGCGCTTCAGCATCTGTTGCTCATGATGCACAGAACAAATTCTTCCGCTTTAATGTTCCAGTCATCAGTTTCGATGATGTTCTTATGCAGCGTATGAGCTGTATAAACAGTAATGAAGGCGATGTAGTAGTACTTATCTCTCACACAGGCCGTACAAAGTCGCTTATCGATATTGCTAAACTGGCTCGTGAAAATGGTGCGGCGGTTATCGGTATTACGGCTCGTAACTCACCGCTATCAACGGTCTGTACACTTCCAGTGACAATGGAAGTACCAGAAGACACAGATATGTACTTACCTATGGCTTCACGTTTGGCACAGTTAGTTATAATTGATGTGCTAGCGACAGGCTTTACCCTCAGAAGAGGTCCTCGTTTCCGTGAGAATTTGAAGCGAGTAAAGGAAGTGTTAAAAGAGTCAAGAATAGACAAAGATCCAGTTCTGTAA
- the zwf gene encoding glucose-6-phosphate dehydrogenase, producing the protein MGITTPKAKACDFVLFGTKGDLAKRKLLPSLYQLDKANLLNVDTKILGVAKDDFSQEEYRELVITALNTFVKDELCEETVNRFLDRCHYIGTNFTVSDGYQAFHDILEPEKRVMVSYFATPPAIFGDICRCLHEQNLIFPDSRVVLEKPIGSDLESSRIINDQVSAYFEENQVYRIDHYLGKETVQNLLALRFANSLFASKWDNRTIDHVQLTVAEEVGIEGRWGYFDKAGQMRDMIQNHLLQVLTLVAMDPPVNLDADNIRDEKVKVLKSLRPINADNIYENTVRGQYSSGFLKGAPVPGYLEEEGANVQSKAETFVALRVDIDNWRWAGVPFYLRSGKRMPFKSSEIVVYFKNPPHNLYSSNYRNLPPNKLTIRLQPHEGVEIQMLNKVPGLGEKQRLQTTKLDLSFSETFKNERIADAYERLLLEAMLGNQALFVRRDEVEQAWSWVDGIIQAWEETDEKPKPYPAGTWGPVASVALITKDGRSWDE; encoded by the coding sequence ATGGGCATAACGACACCAAAAGCCAAAGCTTGTGATTTTGTTCTATTTGGTACCAAGGGAGATCTTGCCAAGCGTAAGTTACTTCCTTCTTTATACCAACTTGATAAAGCAAACTTACTGAATGTCGATACGAAGATCCTCGGCGTTGCAAAAGATGACTTTAGTCAGGAAGAATATCGCGAGTTAGTCATCACCGCATTAAACACCTTTGTTAAAGATGAACTCTGTGAAGAGACAGTGAATCGCTTCTTGGACCGTTGTCACTATATCGGAACAAACTTCACGGTTTCTGATGGTTACCAAGCTTTCCATGATATTTTAGAGCCCGAGAAGCGGGTCATGGTGAGTTACTTCGCGACGCCGCCAGCCATCTTCGGCGATATTTGTCGTTGCCTCCACGAACAAAATCTTATCTTCCCTGACTCTCGTGTTGTTTTAGAAAAGCCAATCGGCTCCGATCTCGAAAGCTCTCGCATCATTAACGACCAAGTCTCAGCTTATTTCGAAGAAAACCAAGTCTATCGCATCGACCATTACCTAGGTAAAGAGACGGTACAGAATTTACTTGCACTGCGTTTTGCTAACTCTTTATTTGCCTCTAAGTGGGATAACCGTACTATTGACCATGTGCAACTCACCGTTGCTGAAGAAGTGGGTATCGAAGGCCGTTGGGGTTATTTCGATAAAGCGGGTCAGATGCGCGATATGATCCAAAACCACTTGCTACAGGTATTAACCCTTGTGGCGATGGATCCTCCCGTTAACTTAGATGCTGACAACATCCGTGATGAAAAAGTAAAAGTACTTAAGTCACTGCGTCCAATTAACGCCGACAACATCTATGAGAACACGGTTCGTGGCCAATATAGTTCAGGCTTCCTTAAAGGCGCACCGGTTCCTGGTTATCTCGAAGAAGAGGGTGCGAACGTTCAGTCTAAGGCTGAAACTTTTGTTGCACTTCGCGTCGATATCGATAACTGGCGTTGGGCTGGCGTGCCATTCTACTTACGTAGTGGTAAGCGTATGCCGTTTAAGAGCTCAGAAATTGTGGTCTATTTTAAGAACCCACCGCACAACCTATACAGCTCGAACTACCGTAACCTGCCACCAAACAAATTGACGATTCGATTACAGCCTCATGAAGGGGTTGAAATCCAGATGCTTAACAAGGTGCCAGGTCTTGGTGAAAAGCAACGCTTGCAAACCACTAAACTGGATTTAAGCTTCTCTGAGACCTTCAAAAACGAACGTATTGCCGATGCCTACGAGCGTTTATTACTTGAAGCTATGCTTGGCAATCAGGCGTTATTTGTGCGCCGTGATGAAGTTGAGCAAGCTTGGAGCTGGGTAGACGGCATTATTCAGGCGTGGGAAGAGACCGACGAAAAGCCAAAGCCTTACCCTGCGGGTACATGGGGACCTGTGGCGTCTGTCGCGCTTATCACTAAAGATGGCCGTTCTTGGGACGAGTAA
- a CDS encoding bifunctional 4-hydroxy-2-oxoglutarate aldolase/2-dehydro-3-deoxy-phosphogluconate aldolase: MLENNWSIQPQDIFKRSPIVPVMVINKIEHAVPLAKALVAGGISVLEVTLRTDCALEAITKIAQEVPEAIVGAGTILNKTQLEQAVQAGAQFVITPGATTELLEAAMAGTTPLIPGVASISEVMKGMALGYTNFKFFPAEASGGVNALKAFSGPLADIRFCPTGGITPSNYKEYLALKNVDCIGGSWIAPTDAMEQGDWERITALCKEAIDALKV, from the coding sequence ATGCTTGAGAATAACTGGTCAATACAGCCACAAGATATTTTTAAACGCAGCCCTATTGTTCCTGTCATGGTGATCAATAAGATTGAACATGCTGTACCGTTAGCCAAGGCGCTAGTTGCCGGGGGTATTTCAGTACTTGAAGTCACTCTACGTACCGACTGTGCGTTAGAGGCGATCACTAAGATTGCTCAAGAAGTACCAGAAGCAATAGTGGGAGCGGGAACAATTCTAAACAAGACGCAGTTAGAGCAAGCCGTTCAAGCTGGCGCGCAGTTTGTGATCACCCCTGGTGCGACTACTGAACTGTTAGAGGCTGCAATGGCGGGCACAACACCGCTGATCCCTGGCGTTGCCAGCATCTCTGAAGTGATGAAAGGGATGGCACTGGGTTATACAAACTTTAAGTTTTTCCCAGCTGAAGCCTCTGGTGGTGTTAATGCACTTAAAGCGTTTTCGGGTCCATTAGCCGACATTCGTTTCTGCCCAACGGGTGGCATTACTCCAAGTAACTATAAAGAGTACTTAGCGCTTAAGAATGTCGACTGTATTGGGGGAAGCTGGATTGCGCCTACTGATGCAATGGAGCAAGGTGACTGGGAAAGGATCACCGCCTTATGTAAAGAAGCCATCGATGCGCTTAAAGTGTAA
- a CDS encoding MarR family winged helix-turn-helix transcriptional regulator — MKNQDDSLNHAMIEFYEKLSSWEMAVVKDKGFSLPQVHTVEILGLNGPMRMKELAQKIGITTGTLTVQVDKMVEAGLVVRTPHANDRRSILVQLTDSGREMFEEHDKLHMQLTRDLTAKFDDKERAQLLDFFERINHEF; from the coding sequence ATGAAAAACCAAGATGATAGCTTAAATCATGCAATGATCGAGTTTTACGAGAAGTTGTCATCTTGGGAAATGGCAGTAGTTAAAGATAAAGGCTTTAGCTTACCTCAAGTTCATACCGTTGAAATTTTGGGTCTTAATGGCCCTATGCGTATGAAAGAATTAGCGCAAAAGATCGGTATTACTACGGGGACATTAACGGTTCAGGTCGATAAAATGGTTGAAGCAGGGCTAGTTGTACGCACTCCCCATGCTAATGATAGACGTTCTATCTTAGTTCAACTTACCGATAGCGGCCGTGAAATGTTCGAAGAGCACGATAAGCTTCATATGCAGTTGACTCGAGATCTGACTGCTAAATTTGATGATAAAGAACGCGCTCAGTTATTAGATTTTTTTGAAAGAATTAATCATGAGTTCTAG
- the dmeF gene encoding CDF family Co(II)/Ni(II) efflux transporter DmeF yields MIYGEQAAVNCADKHKFSTQNSAGERNTAYVLVLTIVTMLAEIIAGTIYGSMALLADGWHMGTHAAAFLITLFAYRYARKHANSPEFSYGTGKVSVLGGYTSAIALGLVALVMLIESSVRIFNPHEIYFNQAIVVAIIGLIVNVVSVFLLKDHHSHDHGHSHSHHDHDVHKGVIQDEKYHDHNHGYHEHSDGEKHHGQDHNLRAAYFHVLADALTSLLAIAALLMGKYFGLTWLDPIMGIVGAVIITRWAWGLLKQTGPVLLDASIEQSYMQQIKQTIEQESAQLVDLHIWKISADHYAASMIIHCDRVEKSGYFKEKLSQFERLAHITIEVNPETQAQ; encoded by the coding sequence ATGATCTATGGTGAACAAGCTGCCGTGAACTGCGCAGATAAACACAAGTTTTCGACTCAAAATAGTGCAGGAGAGCGCAATACCGCCTATGTATTAGTGCTTACGATAGTGACCATGCTGGCAGAGATCATTGCCGGTACTATTTATGGCTCTATGGCGTTATTAGCCGATGGCTGGCATATGGGAACTCATGCTGCGGCATTTTTGATAACTCTTTTTGCATATCGATATGCGCGTAAGCATGCAAACTCCCCAGAGTTTTCTTACGGGACTGGAAAAGTGAGTGTGCTTGGAGGATATACTAGTGCAATCGCACTGGGTTTAGTTGCCCTCGTTATGTTAATTGAGTCGAGTGTGAGGATCTTTAATCCCCATGAGATCTATTTCAATCAGGCAATTGTGGTGGCGATTATCGGGCTTATTGTTAACGTGGTCAGTGTATTTTTATTGAAAGATCATCATAGTCACGATCATGGACATAGCCACAGTCATCATGACCATGATGTACACAAAGGAGTGATCCAAGATGAAAAATACCACGATCACAATCATGGATATCATGAGCATAGTGATGGAGAGAAGCATCACGGCCAAGATCACAACCTGAGGGCTGCTTATTTTCACGTACTTGCCGATGCGCTCACTTCGCTCTTGGCAATAGCTGCTTTACTGATGGGCAAATACTTTGGCCTAACTTGGCTAGACCCTATTATGGGCATTGTTGGTGCAGTGATTATTACTCGCTGGGCATGGGGACTACTAAAACAAACGGGCCCAGTATTGTTGGATGCAAGTATTGAGCAAAGCTACATGCAACAGATTAAACAAACCATTGAACAAGAAAGCGCACAGCTTGTTGACCTCCATATTTGGAAAATCAGTGCCGACCATTATGCTGCTAGTATGATCATTCATTGTGATCGGGTTGAAAAATCAGGTTATTTTAAGGAAAAATTATCACAATTTGAGCGCTTAGCTCATATCACTATTGAAGTTAATCCAGAGACTCAGGCACAATAA
- the pyk gene encoding pyruvate kinase, with protein MFRRTKIVTTLGPATDRDDNLRRIIAAGANVVRLNFSHGAPEDHKKRANDTRAIAKELGVHVAVLGDLQGPKIRISTFKDNKKVMLELGQAYTLDGDLAKGEGDETQVGIDYKELPQDVSLGDILMLDDGRVQLRVERVEGNKVHTSVTVAGPLSNNKGINKQGGGLSAAALTEKDKRDIVTAAEIGVDYLAVSFPRSGADLNYARDLARKAGSNALIVSKVERAEAVATDEAMDDVIIASDAVMVARGDLGVEIGDPALVAVQKRLISRSRQLNKPVITATQMMESMISSPMPTRAEVMDVANAVLDGTDAVMLSAETAAGDFPEETVKAMAEVCLGAESHPSVQVSKHRLDQQFTTIEETIALSTMYAANHLEGIKAIVALTESGATPQMMSRISSALPIFAMSRHESTLAKMALYRGVQPVYFDSTTHAPEAVAQKALETLSQAGYLVKGDMAMMTKGDAMETVGGTNTSKVVVV; from the coding sequence ATGTTCCGCAGAACCAAAATTGTAACAACTTTGGGTCCAGCCACCGACCGTGATGACAACTTACGCCGCATTATTGCTGCCGGCGCTAACGTTGTTCGCTTAAACTTCTCTCACGGTGCACCAGAAGATCATAAGAAACGCGCAAATGATACACGAGCGATTGCAAAAGAGCTTGGCGTTCATGTTGCAGTTTTAGGCGATCTTCAAGGTCCCAAAATTCGTATCTCAACTTTCAAAGACAACAAAAAGGTCATGTTAGAGCTTGGTCAAGCCTATACCCTTGATGGCGATCTTGCGAAAGGCGAAGGTGACGAGACACAAGTCGGTATCGATTATAAAGAGTTACCACAAGACGTGAGTCTTGGTGATATCTTAATGCTCGATGATGGCCGCGTTCAGTTGCGCGTTGAAAGAGTTGAAGGTAACAAGGTTCACACCAGCGTTACTGTCGCAGGTCCTTTATCTAATAATAAAGGGATCAACAAGCAAGGCGGTGGCTTATCGGCTGCGGCACTGACTGAAAAAGATAAACGAGATATCGTTACTGCTGCAGAGATTGGCGTTGATTACCTTGCGGTATCATTCCCAAGAAGTGGTGCTGATCTAAACTATGCTCGCGACTTAGCGCGTAAAGCGGGTAGCAACGCATTGATTGTTTCTAAAGTCGAGCGTGCAGAAGCCGTAGCCACCGACGAAGCAATGGATGATGTGATCATCGCCTCTGATGCCGTTATGGTTGCCCGTGGTGACTTAGGTGTTGAAATTGGCGACCCAGCTCTTGTTGCTGTGCAAAAACGACTAATTAGCCGTTCTCGTCAATTGAATAAGCCTGTCATTACAGCAACTCAAATGATGGAATCAATGATCTCTAGCCCAATGCCAACTCGTGCAGAGGTTATGGACGTTGCAAACGCAGTATTAGATGGCACAGATGCAGTAATGCTTAGCGCCGAAACCGCTGCTGGTGACTTCCCTGAAGAAACCGTAAAAGCAATGGCAGAAGTATGTTTAGGTGCTGAATCACACCCAAGTGTTCAGGTTTCTAAGCACAGATTAGATCAGCAATTCACGACTATCGAAGAAACGATTGCATTATCGACTATGTATGCCGCTAACCACCTTGAAGGTATTAAGGCGATTGTGGCGTTAACAGAATCGGGTGCAACACCACAGATGATGTCACGCATTAGCTCTGCACTACCTATTTTTGCCATGTCTCGTCATGAGTCAACATTAGCAAAAATGGCACTTTATCGCGGGGTTCAACCAGTTTATTTTGATTCAACGACTCATGCACCTGAAGCTGTCGCTCAAAAAGCACTAGAGACTCTGTCTCAAGCGGGTTACCTTGTAAAAGGTGATATGGCGATGATGACTAAGGGTGATGCAATGGAAACTGTTGGTGGCACTAACACTAGCAAGGTTGTTGTTGTCTAA
- the edd gene encoding phosphogluconate dehydratase, with amino-acid sequence MHSVVQSVTDRIIERSKDSRAKYLAALDDAKNKGVHRSALSCGNLAHGFAACNPADKSSIKQLNKANIGIITSFNDMLSAHQPYGEYPDLLKQACHDVGSVAQVAGGVPAMCDGVTQGQPGMELSLLSREVIAMATAVGLSHNMFDGALLLGICDKIVPGLLIGALSFGHLPMLFVPAGPMKSGIPNKEKARIRQQYAQGEVDRAALLEAESKSYHSAGTCTFYGTANSNQLMLEVMGLQLPGSSFVNPDDPLREVLSKTAAKQVCRLTEMGTQYTPIGKVVSEKSVVNGIVALLATGGSTNLTMHIVAAARAAGIIVNWDDFSELSDAVPLLARVYPNGHADINHFHAAGGMAFLIKELLDGGLLHEDVDTVAGFGLKRYTQEPQIRDGELTWVDGQQTSLDTEVLTSLDKPFQSNGGLKLLKGNLGRAVIKVSAVQEQHRVVEAPAVVIDDQNKLEAIFKAGDLDKDCVVVVKGQGPKAIGMPELHKLTPILGTLQDRGFKVALLTDGRMSGASGKVPAAIHLTPEALDGGLIAKIHTGDLVRVNATTGELTLLVDEAELNARTAEKVDLHKTSYGMGRELFGALRANLSSPETGARCTSAIDENY; translated from the coding sequence ATGCACAGCGTTGTACAATCTGTTACCGACAGAATTATTGAACGAAGCAAAGATTCTCGCGCTAAATACTTAGCGGCGCTCGATGATGCTAAAAATAAAGGTGTTCACCGCAGTGCATTAAGCTGCGGTAACTTAGCGCACGGTTTCGCAGCATGTAATCCAGCCGACAAGTCTTCTATCAAGCAATTGAATAAGGCCAATATCGGTATCATCACCTCATTTAACGATATGCTGTCAGCACACCAACCTTATGGTGAATATCCTGACTTGTTGAAACAAGCCTGTCATGACGTCGGCAGTGTTGCCCAAGTCGCCGGTGGCGTTCCCGCTATGTGTGACGGCGTAACACAAGGCCAGCCTGGTATGGAACTGAGTCTGCTAAGCCGCGAAGTGATTGCCATGGCAACTGCTGTGGGCTTATCTCACAACATGTTCGATGGTGCACTATTACTGGGTATCTGTGACAAGATTGTGCCAGGTCTATTGATTGGCGCACTTAGCTTCGGTCACCTACCTATGTTGTTTGTGCCTGCGGGTCCAATGAAGTCAGGTATTCCAAACAAAGAAAAGGCACGTATTCGTCAGCAATATGCCCAAGGTGAAGTCGACAGGGCAGCGCTTTTAGAGGCAGAGTCTAAGTCTTACCACAGTGCGGGGACTTGTACTTTCTACGGTACAGCCAACAGTAATCAGTTAATGCTCGAGGTCATGGGCCTTCAGCTACCAGGTTCATCTTTTGTCAATCCTGATGACCCATTGCGCGAAGTATTAAGTAAAACTGCCGCTAAGCAGGTTTGCCGTCTAACCGAAATGGGCACCCAGTACACACCTATCGGTAAAGTGGTATCTGAAAAGTCAGTAGTGAACGGTATTGTGGCGTTATTGGCTACGGGTGGTTCAACTAACCTAACCATGCACATCGTTGCCGCAGCGCGCGCTGCAGGTATCATAGTAAACTGGGATGATTTCTCAGAGCTTTCGGATGCCGTGCCTCTACTTGCACGCGTTTACCCGAACGGACACGCTGACATTAACCATTTCCACGCCGCTGGCGGTATGGCGTTCTTGATTAAAGAGCTGTTAGATGGTGGCTTGCTACATGAAGATGTCGACACCGTGGCAGGCTTTGGACTTAAGCGTTATACCCAAGAGCCGCAAATTCGTGATGGCGAACTAACATGGGTTGATGGTCAGCAAACAAGTTTAGACACTGAAGTGCTAACGAGTCTCGATAAGCCATTCCAGAGTAATGGCGGTCTTAAACTGCTTAAAGGTAACCTTGGCCGCGCAGTGATTAAAGTCTCTGCAGTACAAGAGCAGCATCGAGTTGTTGAAGCGCCAGCCGTTGTTATTGACGATCAAAACAAGCTTGAAGCCATTTTCAAAGCTGGTGATTTAGACAAAGATTGCGTGGTTGTGGTCAAAGGCCAAGGCCCTAAAGCCATTGGTATGCCGGAGCTACATAAGCTGACGCCAATCTTAGGTACGCTGCAAGATAGAGGCTTCAAGGTTGCATTACTGACTGACGGTCGTATGTCGGGCGCATCGGGCAAAGTACCAGCCGCTATCCATTTAACGCCAGAGGCGCTAGATGGCGGTTTAATTGCTAAGATCCATACTGGCGACTTAGTACGAGTGAACGCCACAACGGGAGAGTTAACGCTACTGGTTGATGAAGCGGAACTTAATGCAAGAACGGCTGAGAAGGTCGATTTGCATAAGACGAGTTACGGTATGGGTCGAGAGTTATTCGGTGCACTGCGCGCTAACCTAAGTAGTCCTGAAACTGGTGCCCGTTGCACTAGCGCAATTGATGAAAACTATTAA
- the eco gene encoding serine protease inhibitor ecotin — translation MTLFNAGNTRFARTLLASSLILSAFSFNANATSPAHPSGLNQNMIGSQMYTADDYSVTKETKMFPEPQAGQVQHILTLPKLDNEADYRVEIQIGQTKMVDCNKHGLVGELKQHTVKGWGYNYYQVDSISDGPSTMMACFEQTTTEKFLPIRDDLMLKYDSRLPKVFYLPENTQVRYRVWKVESPFNYSGEATK, via the coding sequence ATGACTTTATTCAATGCTGGTAATACGCGTTTTGCCCGTACACTTTTGGCTTCTTCTTTGATTCTTTCAGCTTTTTCATTTAATGCGAATGCAACTAGCCCAGCTCACCCATCAGGATTAAATCAAAATATGATCGGTTCGCAGATGTATACGGCCGATGACTATAGTGTGACTAAAGAGACCAAGATGTTTCCTGAGCCACAAGCAGGTCAAGTCCAGCATATCTTGACTCTACCTAAGCTAGACAATGAAGCTGACTACAGGGTGGAGATCCAGATCGGACAAACAAAAATGGTGGATTGTAATAAACACGGTTTAGTGGGCGAATTGAAGCAACACACAGTGAAAGGTTGGGGATATAATTACTATCAAGTAGACAGCATTTCTGACGGTCCAAGCACTATGATGGCCTGCTTTGAGCAAACTACAACGGAAAAATTCCTGCCTATCCGTGATGATCTAATGTTGAAATACGATAGCCGCTTACCAAAAGTATTCTATCTACCAGAAAATACCCAGGTGCGTTATCGCGTGTGGAAAGTTGAATCGCCGTTTAACTACTCTGGAGAAGCTACAAAATAG
- the pgl gene encoding 6-phosphogluconolactonase: MIKETVFKSFDNKEALEAQLAERIANQLQDAVDARGKASLIVSGGSTPLKLFELLSKKGIDWSDVYITLADERWVSAEHSDSNERLVRNNLLKNRAANAKFRGLKNMYSSPEEGCAMAIEQLGSFPTPFDVVVLGMGNDGHTCSWFPCAAEAELDNALTTTDLCVAVKPGNAPHSRITLSKSAILASRQIYLHIVGEQKLDVYRQALASDDCREMPIRAVLGQHKTPVDVYWSA; this comes from the coding sequence ATGATTAAAGAAACTGTTTTCAAATCATTTGACAATAAAGAAGCACTCGAAGCACAACTGGCGGAGCGTATTGCCAATCAACTGCAAGACGCCGTTGATGCCCGTGGTAAAGCGAGCCTTATTGTCTCAGGTGGCTCAACTCCGCTTAAGTTATTTGAATTGCTCAGTAAGAAAGGCATCGATTGGAGTGATGTTTACATCACACTCGCGGATGAGCGCTGGGTCAGTGCTGAGCATAGTGATTCTAACGAGCGCCTAGTTCGAAATAATTTGCTAAAGAATAGAGCGGCTAATGCCAAATTTCGTGGCTTGAAGAACATGTATTCTTCGCCTGAAGAAGGTTGCGCCATGGCGATTGAACAACTTGGTAGTTTTCCTACACCATTCGATGTCGTCGTATTAGGCATGGGCAATGACGGCCATACCTGCTCTTGGTTCCCTTGCGCCGCAGAAGCTGAACTCGACAATGCATTAACGACAACCGACTTATGTGTTGCCGTTAAACCGGGTAATGCCCCGCATTCAAGGATTACTTTGTCGAAGTCAGCCATTTTAGCGAGTCGTCAAATCTATTTACATATCGTTGGTGAGCAAAAATTAGATGTTTACCGACAAGCACTAGCAAGCGATGACTGTCGTGAAATGCCTATCCGAGCGGTGCTCGGCCAGCATAAAACGCCTGTTGATGTTTACTGGAGCGCTTAA